TTCATTTCTGATGGAGCTagccggtatggtgcctttgcaataggtgtaGCACCGGGGATCaaatcgatttgaaactcaacttatctttgtggtggaagaccagggagttcatcaggaaatacttcaggaaagtctTTAACAACAGGAACGTCTTCAATACGCCGTTCATCTGGCTTGACTTCCTTTATGTGAACCAAAATAGCTTGACATCCTTTCATAAGGTACTTTCGGGTTTTGATGCATGAGATAAGATTATTTTTGGAACCACTCTTATCTCCTTGGATAACAAGAATTTCACCAGTTTCGAGAGGAATATTAATTGTCTTATCAAAACACTGGATACCCACTTTCATTggggataaccaatccatccctaagACTACATCAAAGCTTCTTAGTTCAACGGGCAATAAGTCAACCTTGAAGGTTTTATTGGCTAGAGTCAGATTACATTCCTTGTAGATCTGGTCAACTTTTATAAATTTCCCGTTGGCCATTTCTACAAGATACTTAGTGTCTAAGTTTTGAGGTTTCTCGTCAAATAAGGCACAGAATTCAGtagacatataacttctatcagcaccagtatcgaataaaacagAAGCATAGCAGTTGTTGATAAGAAATGTACCAGTAATGACGTCATCGTCGTCCCTAGCTTCTTCAGCAGTCATGACGAATGCTCTTCCTTTAGTATTACCAGTTGTTGCGGTATTGTTTTTAGGGCAGTTGGTTTTGTAATGCCCCTTTtccccacaaccaaaacaagtaggCAAGGTTTGATTTGTATTTGTAGTAGGCAGACCAACCTTGCAATTCTTGGCCGAGTGACCATTCTTCTTACATTTTCCACACACAGCAGTGCAAAACTCATAATGATGCCTATCACAGCGATTACATAGCGGCCTTGTTCCAATATAACTACTTTTTGTAGTATCACCAACCTTCTTGTTTGAATTCTGACCTGTACCTTGAGTAGGCTCAAACTTTCTTTTGTTATCAGTAGCCTTCACTTCGGTCTGTTTTTCCTTGGCATTTCTTCTCGCAGCCATAACCAGATTTTGAGTCATCAACATCGTAGCCTCGATAGTTTCTTTACCCGCAGCTATAACATTCCcctgaatctgaggaggaagaccgATGATATACTTTTCAATCTTATTGCTTTCAGGAGTAACCATACTAGGGCATAGAGCAGCTAGCTCCAGAAATCGGTTGCTGTATTCTTCAACTTCAAGATTTTTCATTCTTAACTCCCAGAATTCGACTTTAAATTTCTGGACTTGATTCCTGGGACAATACTTACCAGCCAGCATGGTTTTTAATGTTTTCCATGGTATGGCTAGGGCAGTAGTCCATCCAACTATACCAGCAtatgcagtccaccaagttaaagctccACCAGATAGATTTCCAGTAGCATACTTGACCTTGTCAGCTTCACCGCAGTTACACAAACGAAAcacagattccatcttttcgaactaGCGGTTCAgttcaattggtccttcggttcctttaTAGCTTGGTGGCTTACAATTCATAAATTCTTTATGTGAGCATCAATTCGGAGAGTTTCGGTTTccattgttgttgttttgattattgttgCTGCCTTTAGCGGCAACAAGGAGTTGTTGAAATTGCTCATTTGTGATAGTAACGTTAGGAGAGTTGATGTTGTTACTTGGTTGTTGTTCTTCAGCCattgttcttcaatacataattatagtattagttgaagagttatgaTGCAATAATTATAATATGTAATTATCATCAATAATAATCACATAATCACACACATATGGCAAGATAAGTCAAGACATATAAAAATAACCACTTAACTTGTTATTAACAACGAATGGATAAATCATCCTTattacacatagaaggaaatgagAAGTACGGTAGACAATGCCTTTACATAAATGAAATAGACATAATGGACGAAACGAAAATCCTGAGGATTATCAGTTCTTCTTTGAAATAGAGGGTTTGTGTTGATCCTTTTTCCCATTCGGGTATTAATGCTTGTGGTGGCCTACTCCTCTACATATATTGCAAGTAGGAATGGTTCCATTAGCTTTTGTTGCAGAAGTTTGAGTTGTGGGAATCGTAACTCCACAATTTTTGGCTATGTGACCCACTTTCTTACATTTGGAGCACATAACGTTACATTTCCCAAGGTGATGTTTCTCACACCTTTGGCAACAAGGAAGGGTTCCTTTATAGCGTTTGTCGGGTTCACCCTTAGAGTCTTTTTGCTCTatctcttcccactttcttttagcaTCTCCTTTCCTCCCAGGTTTGTTAATTAGCTGGTTTGTCATACAAATGGCTTCTTGTATGGTCCTTGGATTTAATACGGCGACGCCCCTTCGGAGTCCATCAGGTAACCCATTGATGTAGtgttggatccctagatactcgggagtagtcaTGTGAGGATTCATGAAAGAAAATTCTTGAAATTGGTTGGTGTAGTTTATGAGATCAGCATCCACCATTTCCATGTTCCCAAACTCAGGTCTTTCAATACCCTTGTATGTAGGGAGCTGGTAGTTCATGAAATTCTGATATGAATAAATAGTCGGAAGGTTTCGCGGTGCGCTATTGTTGCCATTGCTTTATGCCGCAGCCAGCAGTTGTTCGAATTGGGGAGATGTCATGGTGACGTTTGGAATTGCGTTGCTTGATTCGCCGTGAACCATGTTTCTTCGAAACACAATAAGGTTAGCGTTCTAAGAAAGACGTAAGGTAAGAAGTAAAAGTATAGATAACAGATATCAAGATAATATGGAATAGGcaattaaaactaaggcaggaaaggctatagtcctaaagattgctaaggcaccctagctaacacataaggcacacagaaaatgcaatcctggttctctatactagtctgtgctctgataccactcactataacaaccctcacttttctacttctaaatttactgaattgacCCTAGGGttttctgcctgactatatgtattaattatttaagggttgttatatacaattaaacatTGACCGAATAGAAATTTTTTGTCAAcaacgtacgcttaaataaatcatataatattaatttatataatttgacataatttaatttATCTAAActttatattacttttattataataaatacaattaaaaaaatataataacattagtaaACCTAATAAAAACCAtaagtaataatcataattaaattaaaatcataatttttaattaacatatatataatactgaaataaatcataattatgtattaaaaatgtaaaatactgaaattatttaatattttacaaaaattcgtatttattaattaaaaaaaaaaaaaaaatattaaaaaaaatattttttattttaaaattataatggactactacttttattattttattttgtagatgactcatgacctaacatttaatacttttaattattaaaatcccattaagaattaaaatattttttcttttaattactttattatttttacctaatttttttcaagtataaatacccctcatttctcattcaaactcacaccaaaatttctctcattctctctttgaagaattactactagtaagtattcttttcttaatttttactttttactttttactttttactttttactatttacttcggtttattatttttttaccgaaacatgtaaataatgtaataacttatatgcaattaaaattaaaataaataacatgttataattagtaatatatgttactaaaaattataaaagtatttttatgaattaatatataggaattataattaaaatcaaattaatgaatatatatgtatatacacacataacgtgaaggttataattaaagatagggtacaaagactacaaacatcaccgctacttgtggcctagggtgatccttgttaccattatgggatgcttgtggatctcgaatgccaagacttagattctggtcaagagatcctgggccgctcggtaacaatagatcattcgagtgacttgcatgttagcgacgaagtttgggcgagattgtacaacatctttgttaagaattataacccgaacattcttaaactagaagtttactataagtggaagctttccataaatagtaggtttctaaaaatagaaacttttgagaaataggaacttttctcgaaaaccgtcactgtcaatatagttgctatattaataaacatactttacgtcaagttagacattaactaatcaaacattatacctctaggttgatatccagatcacttacttacttgactttccttcttgcgtggaatacttcaactgctatttaaggtgattttcatagccccacttttactgtttacttaactgtttataacttttggggtaagacacatgcttgctttataattgttttacgtttagacacaagtactaaaatgtTATTGTGCTGTCGTGCTTTGTCATGCAAATgcccaccgtaatatcgttaattgctgaggtataagatgcaaacttagttattgtgagtagcactactgagagtgacgtctctaactatttgactgatggtctttggttacataataatgattcaactgacactgactgttcaaggtgtcgAGGGGTAAACTTTTgtctagtagcgatattacaaactgcagcaactctTTTTAGATTGATATAATTGGTATCAATcagctttaaactaaatcttgtggtctaatgcatattatataaacctatgaatctcactcaacctttttggttcacactttaagcatgttttgtctcaggtgatgaataaGGTGATTGCTATGAATGCTacatgatgaattgaatgctgctgcatggagtcttcatttcattacatttactttgcatgttAAAACTAATACTATTTCGGTTTGGATTTGATgtaaaaacttttaatgcttccgatgttttattaataaatgttttattcaaaacgtctcatatagagtcgttctcatttatacaactatgatttgatataattagtcacaaataccccaggccctatttgaggGTGTGACAAGATATAACCGATACCTTTACTCTTAAatccctatatctttcaaagttatactttgacttcaaaattgtgctaaaacatcacttctacccagaaaaatattcgtatcattcaaaattctagaacatcatatgtatattaacgattacaatctgtgttcgaacccttcgaaattcctgaagacacttcaaataatgaacaattgagatgatgatccaaccacatgttacccacagtcatgcacctaaaaaaaactctcgaaaccaaagtcgtagtttaacacgtacccgcgtaaGATCCTTTGGCatctattagcaaaaataactttaggattccttttcaaagtagcaaattttgtcacagctccagcaagtcaacttcgacttttcagtcggactaaacttattataacctcgatttaTACGattgccatcgttaccggggaatctttcatattccaccatattatcagccgatgtaccagcaacttcggctttagtctctctgaaaaatatctatattattcataaaaactcatcatgtactcatctgcttcttgtaatggtagttaccataccaaaaagcttgaatcgttATTCTCAAATttcacagcaattctacgccaacagttatatatatacatataacgtctacctccaagacttacatactacgaatgtgaagtttctgaaaaacaccctaaaccgcgaactagttcccCGAATTTTgtaaaaatgctgataaagcagtagaaactgtagacaaccgtaacagtcaaaagtttgatgataaaaaatagtgtgttggcaaaactcagaaaaagagaaggtttgaaactggaaaacggattgagcaaagtatgaaggaggctgtggataaatcaccaagactaaatctgccttcaaagaatccaaatgattcagtgtctgctgaagtctttagcgaataccttattccttactctaaaactcttgcggacaatattcttcatcatcctcttatattaaatattctaagatatcatcgtatctttcattataaatatcctcggtaTTTCTggagatatattcataactattctcatctgagattatttatctcttcgcgctatctgtgttacatcataaaagaaactattttagtttctaaattctgaaatcttcgagtttaaagtatgaatgttttgaagtaatgt
The window above is part of the Rutidosis leptorrhynchoides isolate AG116_Rl617_1_P2 chromosome 1, CSIRO_AGI_Rlap_v1, whole genome shotgun sequence genome. Proteins encoded here:
- the LOC139843921 gene encoding uncharacterized protein, with the translated sequence MESVFRLCNCGEADKVKYATGNLSGGALTWWTAYAGIVGWTTALAIPWKTLKTMLAGKYCPRNQVQKFKVEFWELRMKNLEVEEYSNRFLELAALCPSMVTPESNKIEKYIIGLPPQIQGNVIAAGKETIEATMLMTQNLVMAARRNAKEKQTEVKATDNKRKFEPTQGTGQNSNKKVGDTTKSSYIGTRPLCNRCDRHHYEFCTAVCGKCKKNGHSAKNCKVGLPTTNTNQTLPTCFGCGEKGHYKTNCPKNNTATTGNTKGRAFVMTAEEARDDDDVITGTFLINNCYASVLFDTGADRSYMSTEFCALFDEKPQNLDTKYLVEMANGKFIKVDQIYKECNLTLANKTFKVDLLPVELRSFDVVLGMDWLSPMKVGIQCFDKTINIPLETGEILVIQGDKSGSKNNLISCIKTRKYLMKGCQAILVHIKEVKPDERRIEDVPVVKDFPEAPYRLAPSEMKELSMQLQELLEKGFIRPSSSL